One genomic region from Equus asinus isolate D_3611 breed Donkey chromosome 8, EquAss-T2T_v2, whole genome shotgun sequence encodes:
- the MN1 gene encoding transcriptional activator MN1, whose protein sequence is MFGLDQFEPQINSRNAGQGERNFNEAGLSMNAHFKAPAFHAGGPPGPVDPAMSALGEPPMLGMNMEPYGFHARGHSELHAGGLQAQPVHGFFGGQQPHHGHPGVHHPHQHHSHFGGNFGGPDPGASCLHGGRLLGYGGAGGGLGSQPPFAEGYDHMAESQGPESFGPQRPGNLPDFHSSGASGHAVPAPCLPLDQSPNRAASFHGLPASSGSDSHSLEPRRVANQGAVDSLEYNYPGEAPSGHFDMFSPSDSEGQLPHYAAGRQVPGGSFPGASSMPRAAGMVGLSKMHAQQQQQQQQQQQQQQHGVFFERFGGARKMPVSLEPGVGSRHPLMQPPQQAPPPPQQPPPQQPQQPQQPQPPPPGLLVRQNSCPPALPRPQQGEAGTPSGGLQDGGPMLPSQHAQFEYPIHRLENRSMHPYSEAVFNMQHPPPQQAPNQRLQHFDAPPYMNVAKRPRFDFPGSAGVDRCASWNGSMHNGALDNHLSPSAYSGLPGEFTPPVPDSFPSGPPLQHPAPDHQSLQQQQQQQQQQQQQQQRQNAALMIKQMASRNQQQRLRQPSLAQLGHPGDVGQGSLVHGGPVGGLAQPNFERDSGGAGAGRLGTFEQQAPHLAQESAWFPGPHPSPGDLLPRRMGGSGLPADCGPHDPGLAPPPPPGGSGVLFRGPLQEPLRMPGEGHVPALPSPGLQFGGSLASLGQLQSPGAGVGLPSAPSERRPPPPDFSAPALAGQPGFPFGAANRQATPHSGPGVNSPPSTGGGGGSTGGGGGGGGGGGGAYPPQPDFQPSQRSSASKLGALSLGSFNKPSSKDNLFGQSCLAALSTACQNMIASLGAPNLNVTFNKKNPPEGKRKLSQNETEGATVAGNPGSDYFPGGAAPGAPGPGGPSGTSSSGSKASGPPNPPAPGDGTSLSPNYTLESTSGNDGKPVPGGGGRGRGRRKRDSGHVSPGTFFDKYSAAPDSGGAPGVSPGQQQAPGAAVGGGSTGEARGAPTPHEKALTSPSWGKGAELLLGDQPDLMASLDGGAKSDSSSPHVGEFASDEVSTSYANEDEVSSSSDNPPALAKASRSPLVTGSPKLPPRGVVAGEHGPKAPPLGLGIMSTSTSTPDSYGGGGGAGHPGTPGLEQVRTPTSSSGAPPPDEIHPLEILQAQIQLQRQQFSISEDQPLGLKGGKKGECAVGASGAQNGDSELSSCCSEAVKSAMSTIDLDSLMAEHSATWYMPADKALVDGADDDKTLAPWEKAKPQNPNSKEAHDLPTNKASAAQPGSHLQCLAVHCTDDVGDAKARASVPTWRSLHSDISNRFGTFVAALT, encoded by the coding sequence ATGTTTGGGCTGGACCAATTCGAGCCCCAGATCAACAGCAGGAACGCTGGCCAGGGCGAGAGGAACTTTAACGAGGCCGGACTAAGCATGAACGCCCACTTTAAGGCCCCGGCTTTCCACGCAGGGGGACCCCCTGGCCCGGTGGACCCTGCCATGAGCGCGCTGGGGGAGCCCCCGATGTTGGGCATGAACATGGAGCCTTACGGCTTCCACGCGCGCGGCCACTCGGAGTTGCACGCGGGGGGGCTGCAGGCGCAGCCAGTACACGGATTCTTCGGAGGCCAGCAGCCGCACCACGGACACCCAGGAGTCCACCACCCCCACCAGCATCACTCCCACTTCGGGGGCAACTTTGGCGGCCCGGACCCAGGGGCCTCGTGCCTGCACGGGGGTCGCTTGCTTGGCTACGGAGGCGCCGGCGGCGGCCTGGGCAGCCAGCCGCCGTTTGCCGAGGGTTACGACCACATGGCGGAGAGCCAGGGGCCCGAGAGCTTCGGCCCGCAGCGACCCGGGAACCTTCCGGACTTTCACAGTTCGGGCGCCTCGGGCCATGCCGTGCCTGCCCCATGCTTGCCGCTGGACCAGAGCCCTAACCGAGCCGCCTCCTTCCACGGCCTGCCCGCCTCCAGCGGCTCCGATTCCCACAGTCTGGAGCCCCGGAGGGTGGCGAACCAAGGAGCCGTCGACTCGCTGGAATACAATTACCCGGGCGAGGCGCCCTCAGGACATTTCGACATGTTTTCGCCTTCTGATTCCGAGGGGCAGCTGCCTCATTATGCGGCTGGCCGCCAGGTTCCCGGGGGCTCTTTCCCGGGTGCCTCGTCCATGcccagagctgcaggcatggTGGGCTTGTCCAAAATGCACGcccagcaacagcagcagcagcagcagcagcagcagcaacagcagcacgGCGTGTTCTTCGAGAGGTTCGGCGGGGCCCGCAAGATGCCCGTGAGTCTGGAGCCGGGGGTAGGCTCCCGACACCCGTTAATGCAGCCTCCTCAGCAGGCGCCGCCGCCCCCGCAGCAGCCTCCCCCGCAGCAGCCGCAGCAACCGCAGcagccgcagccgccgccgcccggTCTTCTGGTCCGACAAAATTCGTGCCCTCCTGCGCTCCCGCGGCCCCAGCAGGGCGAGGCGGGCACGCCCAGCGGCGGCCTGCAGGACGGGGGCCCCATGTTGCCCAGCCAACACGCGCAGTTCGAGTACCCCATCCACCGGCTGGAGAACCGGAGTATGCACCCTTATTCCGAGGCTGTGTTTAACATGCAGCACCCCCCTCCGCAGCAGGCGCCCAACCAGCGGCTGCAGCATTTCGACGCGCCCCCCTACATGAATGTGGCCAAGAGGCCGCGCTTTGACTTCCCGGGCAGCGCGGGAGTGGACCGCTGCGCGTCGTGGAACGGCAGCATGCACAACGGCGCTCTGGACAACCACCTCTCGCCCTCCGCCTATTCGGGCCTACCCGGCGAGTTCACGCCGCCTGTCCCCGATAGCTTCCCCTCGGGGCCACCCCTGCAGCACCCGGCCCCGGACCACCAGtccctgcagcagcagcagcagcaacagcagcagcagcaacagcagcagcagcgccAAAACGCGGCCCTCATGATTAAGCAGATGGCGTCGCGGAATCAGCAGCAGCGGCTGCGCCAGCCCAGTCTGGCCCAGCTAGGCCACCCCGGGGACGTGGGCCAGGGCAGCTTGGTGCACGGCGGCCCGGTGGGCGGCTTGGCCCAGCCGAACTTTGAGCGTGACAGCGGCGGCGCGGGCGCGGGGCGCCTGGGCACCTTCGAGCAGCAGGCGCCGCACTTGGCGCAGGAGAGCGCGTGGTTCCCAGGGCCTCATCCGTCGCCAGGTGACCTGCTGCCTCGCAGGATGGGCGGCTCGGGCCTGCCGGCTGACTGCGGCCCGCACGACCCTGGGCTGGCACCGCCCCCTCCGCCGGGTGGCTCAGGGGTGCTGTTCCGGGGCCCTCTGCAGGAGCCGCTGAGGATGCCCGGAGAAGGCCACGTGCCCGCGCTGCCCTCACCTGGCCTGCAGTTCGGGGGTAGCCTGGCCAGCCTGGGCCAACTGCAGTCGcccggggctggggtggggctgccTAGCGCTCCCTCCGAGCGCCGGCCCCCGCCGCCGGATTTCAGCGCGCCCGCGCTCGCGGGCCAGCCTGGTTTCCCGTTCGGCGCGGCAAACCGGCAGGCCACGCCGCACAGCGGCCCGGGCGTGAACTCGCCCCCGAGCACGGGTGGGGGCGGCGGCAGcacgggcggcggcggcggcggcggcggcggcggggggggCGCGTACCCGCCGCAGCCTGATTTCCAGCCCAGCCAGCGCTCCTCGGCCAGCAAGCTGGGCGCGCTCTCGCTGGGCTCCTTCAACAAGCCCAGCTCCAAGGACAACCTGTTCGGCCAGAGCTGCCTGGCTGCGCTCTCCACCGCCTGCCAGAACATGATCGCCAGCCTGGGCGCTCCCAACCTCAACGTGACCTTCAACAAGAAAAACCCGCCCGAGGGCAAGAGGAAACTGAGCCAGAACGAGACCGAGGGCGCGACCGTGGCCGGCAACCCGGGCTCGGATTACTTCCCCGGAGGGGCTGCTCCTGGGGCCCCAGGGCCCGGAGGCCCGTCGGGGACCAGTAGCAGCGGCTCCAAAGCCTCGGGGCCGCCCAACCCGCCCGCCCCGGGGGACGGCACCAGTCTCTCCCCGAACTACACCCTGGAGTCAACGTCGGGGAACGACGGCAAGCCGGTCCCCGGAGGCGGCGGCCGGGGCCGGGGTCGCAGAAAAAGGGACAGTGGTCACGTGAGCCCCGGGACCTTCTTCGACAAGTACTCTGCCGCGCCGGACAGCGGGGGCGCCCCCGGGGTGagcccagggcagcagcaggCACCGGGCGCAGCCGTCGGGGGAGGCTCCACCGGCGAGGCGCGCGGGGCGCCGACGCCTCACGAGAAAGCGCTTACGTCGCCGTCGTGGGGGAAGGGGGCCGAGTTGCTCCTGGGGGACCAGCCGGACCTCATGGCGTCCCTGGACGGCGGGGCCAAGTCGGACAGTAGTTCCCCGCACGTGGGCGAGTTCGCCTCAGACGAAGTCAGCACGAGCTACGCAAACGAGGACGAGGTGTCTTCCAGCTCCGACAACCCCCCGGCCCTGGCCAAAGCGAGTAGGAGCCCTCTGGTGACAGGCTCGCCCAAACTCCCTCCCCGTGGGGTGGTCGCCGGGGAACACGGACCGAAGGCGCCCCCGCTGGGCCTGGGCATCATGTCTACGTCTACCTCGACCCCCGACAGCtacggcggcggcgggggcgcgggccATCCCGGCACGCCGGGCCTGGAGCAGGTCCGGACCCCGACGAGCAGCAGCGGGGCCCCGCCACCCGACGAGATCCACCCCCTGGAGATCCTCCAGGCCCAGATCCAGCTGCAGAGGCAGCAATTCAGCATCTCCGAGGACCAGCCCCTGGGGCTCAAGGGTGGCAAAAAGGGGGAGTGTGCCGTCGGGGCCTCTGGCGCGCAGAATGGCGACAGCGAGCTGAGCAGCTGCTGCTCCGAGGCGGTCAAGAGCGCCATGAGCACCATCGACCTGGACTCGCTGATGGCCGAGCACAGCGCCACCTGGTACATGCCCGCTGACAAGGCCTTGGTGGACGGCGCAGACGACGACAAGACGCTGGCGCCCTGGGAGAAGGCCAAACCCCAGAACCCCAACAGCAAAGAAG